CTTCGTTCTAACTCCACCTCATTCGGCATTCTGTCATGAAAAAATACCTTCTGCTGCTGTCGGCGTTGCTGAGCATTGGCCTGGGCAGCTGCGACAAAGAATACCTCGACCCCAGCGCCGCCCGCCAGCAAGATGTGCTGGCCACCGCCGACGGCCTGATTACCGTGTGCAACGGCCTGCAGTACCGCTACACCGTGGGCGGCGCCCTGAGCGTGCTCTACAACAAAGTGGCGGCCGGCGGGCTGGCCACCCGCGAGCTGGCCATCCTGAACGTGGGCAACATCGAGGAGTTTAACGTGAGCGAGGGCGGCACCAGCCTGCGCATCGACAACGGCGTGGTGCGCAACCTCTGGAGCCAAACGCAGCTCATCCGCTCGAACGCCGATCTGGTGCTGGCCAACGCCGGCAACGCCGGCGATGCGGGCACGCGCAGCGGCATTGTGGCGTACGCCTCCATCTTCCGGGCGCTGGCCCTAGGTACGCAGGCGCAGTTTTTCGAGCAGGCACCCCTGGTTACCGGCCCCAACGCGCCGTTTGTGCCCCGGCTGGAGGTGCTGCGCTCGGCCATTACGCAGCTGGAGGCGGCCGCCACTCAGCTGAGCGCCAACCCCGTTTCGGCCGATTTCAACAGCAAAATCGTGCCCGGCATCGACCTGGCCAACACCCTGCAGGCGCTCATTGCCCGCTACAGCCTGATGGCCGGCGACTACGACCGCGCCATAGCCGCGGCCGGCCGCGTATCGCCCACGAGCCGCTCGGTGTTCAATTTCGACGAAAACACCCGCAACCCGCTGTTTGAGGCGGCTTTTGGCAACCGCAACGTGTTTGAGCCCACCGATGCCAACCTGGGCCTGACCGGCGCGCTGGCCCCCGAAGCCGGCGACCGGCGCATTCCGTTTTACGTGCGCCTGAGCCCCACGGCTACCCAAAACCGCGGCCTGGGCTTTTACACGGCGGCCAGCGCGCCCATTCCGGTGTACGTGCCCAACGAAATGCTGCTGATTCGGGCCGAGGCCTACGCCCGCAAAAACGACCTCGTCAACGCCGTAACCGAGCTCAACCGCGTGCGCACCAGCACGGCGGCCGCGCAGCTGAACTCGAGCAACCTGCCGGTGGCGCCCCCCGGCGCGGGCCTGGCGCCCTACGCCGGTCCGCTTACCCAGGAGGCCATTCTGCTGGATATTTACCGCAACCGCCTGGTGGAGCTGGCCTTTCAGGGCTTCCGGCTCGAGGACAGCCGCCGTTTCGGGCGGCCCGGGCCGGGCGCGGCAGGCGCCGAGCGCAACCGCAATTTCTTTCCGTACCCGCGGGTAGAGCGCGAAAACAACTCGGCCACCCCCAACGACCCGGCCATTTAACCGGCCCCCTTCAGCCACAACGGCCCGCCTAAACCTAGGCGGGCCGTTGTTTTGTGGAGTGAAGGCAACGGGCCTCCTGGGTGCCGACGGCGCCGTCGGTACCTAGGCCGGAAACGTAACGGTGAAGGTGGTGCCCACATCGGGCTGGCTGGCCACCGTAATGCTGCCCCCGGCGTTTTCGACCAGGCGCTTCACGATGTACAGGCCTACGCCGGTGCCGTCGACGTGCGTGTGCAGGCGCTGAAACAAGCCGAACAGTTGCGTCAGCTGCTGCTCGCTCATGCCCAGGCCGTTGTCGGTTATGGTTAGCACCACGGCCTGCGGGCGGCGCGTGGCTTGCACGCTTACCTGCGCGGGGCGCTTGGGCGAGCAGTACTTGATGGCGTTGCTGATCAGGTTGTAAACAATGCTGCGCAGGTTGGCCGGATGAAACGACACCACGATATCGGGCGCCACATCGAGGGTGAGCCGGGCCTCGCTGAGCTGCAGGGCCGGCCCTAGGTCGTGGCACACATCGGCCACCACGGCAGCCAGCGGCACCGGTTCGGTGGGGCCCGCCTGCGCCAGCTGCAGCTTCGATACATCGGTGAGCTGCGCGATGGTGTTCTGAAACCGCGCCACCGTGGTTTGCAGCATATCCAGCAGCTGGGCCACCCAGGCATCTTGCTGCACGGCCGCGGGCAGCTGCTCGCGCAAGGCCAGCAAAATGCCCTCGATGTTGGCAATGGGCGCTTTCAGGTCGTGCGAGGCCGTGTACACGAAGGTGTCGAGGTCGATGTTGGAGCGCGTGAGCTGGGCGTTGGTGTCGTGCAGCTCGTCGTTGGCGGTGCGCAGCGCAGCATTGATGCTCGCCAG
The sequence above is drawn from the Hymenobacter sp. YIM 151858-1 genome and encodes:
- a CDS encoding RagB/SusD family nutrient uptake outer membrane protein → MKKYLLLLSALLSIGLGSCDKEYLDPSAARQQDVLATADGLITVCNGLQYRYTVGGALSVLYNKVAAGGLATRELAILNVGNIEEFNVSEGGTSLRIDNGVVRNLWSQTQLIRSNADLVLANAGNAGDAGTRSGIVAYASIFRALALGTQAQFFEQAPLVTGPNAPFVPRLEVLRSAITQLEAAATQLSANPVSADFNSKIVPGIDLANTLQALIARYSLMAGDYDRAIAAAGRVSPTSRSVFNFDENTRNPLFEAAFGNRNVFEPTDANLGLTGALAPEAGDRRIPFYVRLSPTATQNRGLGFYTAASAPIPVYVPNEMLLIRAEAYARKNDLVNAVTELNRVRTSTAAAQLNSSNLPVAPPGAGLAPYAGPLTQEAILLDIYRNRLVELAFQGFRLEDSRRFGRPGPGAAGAERNRNFFPYPRVERENNSATPNDPAI